In Geotrypetes seraphini chromosome 4, aGeoSer1.1, whole genome shotgun sequence, a single window of DNA contains:
- the BACH1 gene encoding transcription regulator protein BACH1, translating to MSGSERNNVVFAYESSVHSINVLLSLNDQRKQDLLCDVTVLVEDQRFRAHRCVLAACSDYFLTRIVNQHDADLVITLPEEVTVKGFTPLLQFAYTSKLLLNKDNVSEVSKCAEILAVHNIEASCFQFLKFKFSEIENQQQDCPRKKCCKSFCEKVSQKISCVDPGDLEIDEVEEFLVNEHLDIPCSKFHRCQSDEVSAHFQDGASQGCEAFCLEKHNTAGFSSLCPKYRKFQKAFKSGQICSLGATSSSQDVQSMSGQSLDNSVFQKSQESTDTKKKSRCEPDSVEMQKITGTEDLESETDALYPSALCSIEQADDLTLSSNSDVGRHGFNSVPFPSSYEPCGLHNSEPGLAERSSADTGNGHEIHKENLSPQQAPENLSPQQAPAPASGMEEENNLSLTNLSTVEREVAEHLAKGFWNEIYNTETTCQAPLSPAARVCAEQINSEKKSECPWLGMRIGESPERTFTTLSSVQCPFINTLATEGCSNSSDLSSGDYVKEKQQEKCLYSCVVTLGEESETDTEGDSESCSTKEQECEVKLPFNTQRIISLSRNDFQSLLKMYKLTPEQLDYVHDIRRRSKNRIAAQRCRKRKLDCIQNLESEIEKLQHEKNNLLKERNHILSTLGETKQNLMGLCQQVCREAALSQEQIQILAKHSSSECPLSFLIPEKDQPPQSECEAIVYSALPDGFCCLPAVTEQCVSACEGSMFGPTNCRIPEVTQFPTRVSEKALIAEHCAPSGMIDFCQQMTDKCTTDE from the exons ATGTCTGGAAGTGAACGGAATAATGTGGTTTTTGCATACGAGTCTTCTGTGCACAGTATCAATGTGTTACTGAGTCTTAATGACCAGAGAAAGCAAGACCTCTTGTGTGATGTCACAGTCCTAGTGGAAGATCAGAGATTTCGAGCACATCGGTGTGTGCTTGCAGCCTGTAGTGACTATTTCCTTACTCGAATTGTAAACCAGCATGATGCAGACTTGGTCATAACGCTGCCTGAAGAG GTGACTGTTAAAGGCTTCACTCCTTTGCTTCAGTTTGCTTACACCTCTAAGCTTCTTTTAAATAAAGATAATGTATCTGAAGTCAGTAAATGTGCAGAAATATTGGCTGTACATAACATAGAGGCATCGTGCTTCCAGTTTCTAAAATTCAAGTTTTCGGAAATTGAAAATCAGCAGCAAGATTGCCCCAGAAAGAAATGCTGTAAATCAttctgtgaaaaagtaagccAGAAAATTTCCTGTGTTGATCCTGGTGATTTAGAAATAGATGAAGTTGAAGAATTTTTGGTTAATGAGCACCTCGACATTCCTTGTTCAAAGTTTCACAGATGTCAAAGTGATGAAGTGTCTGCTCACTTTCAAGACGGTGCTAGTCAAGGATGTGAGGCCTTCTGCTTAGAGAAGCATAATACTGCTGGCTTCTCTTCCCTTTGCCCAAAATACAGGAAGttccaaaaagcttttaaaaGTGGCCAGATCTGCTCTCTAGGTGCCACTTCCAGTTCTCAGGATGTTCAGTCCATGTCAGGTCAATCTCTTGATAACAGTGTTTTTCAGAAATCCCAAGAGAGTACAGATACTAAAAAGAAATCAAGATGTGAACCAGATTCAGTTGAAATGCAAAAGATAACAGggacagaagatttagaatctgAAACTGATGCATTATACCCGAGTGCATTATGTTCTATAGAACAAGCTGATGATCTTACTTTATCTTCAAATTCTGATGTGGGACGTCATGGCTTTAATTCagtgccttttccatccagttaTGAGCCATGTGGTCTACACAACAGTGAGCCTGGACTTGCTGAGAGAAGTTCAGCAGACACTGGAAATGGGCATGAAATCCACAAAGAAAATTTGAGCCCTCAACAGGCTCCAGAAAATTTGAGCCCTCAACAGGCTCCAGCACCTGCCTCAGGTATGGAAGAAGAAAATAACTTAAGTCTAACTAATCTCAGCACTGTAGAGAGAGAAGTAGCTGAACACTTAGCCAAAGGGTTCTGGAATGAAATTTATAATACTGAAACAACATGCCAGGCACCATTGTCACCTGCAGCAAGAGTGTGTGCAGAACAGATCAACTCAGAAAAAAAATCTGAGTGTCCATGGCTAGGTATGAGAATTGGTGAAAGTCCCGAAAGAACGTTTACAACACTCAGTTCTGTGCAATGCCCTTTTATTAATACGCTGGCAACTGAGGGTTGTTCAAATAGTTCTGACTTAAGTAGTGGAGATTATGTCAAGGAGAAACAGCAAGAAAAATGCCTTTACTCTTGTGTTGTAACTTTGGGAGAAGAGTCTGAAACTGATACCGAAGGAGACAGCGAATCATGTTCAACAAAAGAACAGGAATGCGAG GTGAAATTGCCATTTAATACGCAAAGAATCATTTCACTTTCTAGAAATGATTTTCAGTCATTGCTGAAAATGTATAAACTGACTCCTGAGCAGTTGGACTATGTCCACGATATACGTCGCCGAAGTAAAAATAGAATTGCAGCACAGCGCTGTCGTAAGAGAAAACTTGATTGCATACAGAACCTGGAGAGTGAAATAGAAAAACTG CAACATGAGAAGAATAACCTTCTGAAGGAGAGGAATCACATTTTGTCAACTTTGGGTGAAACAAAACAGAATCTGATGGGACTTTGTCAGCAAGTTTGTAGAGAAGCAGCCCTGAGTCAGGAGCAAATACAAATCCTTGCAAAGCACTCCTCTTCAGAGTGTCCACTTTCATTTTTAATCCCAGAGAAAGACCAACCTCCTCAGTCTGAATGTGAAGCCATAGTGTACTCTGCATTGCCCGATGGATTTTGCTGTTTGCCTGCAGTCACTGAGCAGTGTGTCAGTGCTTGTGAAGGAAGCATGTTTGGTCCAACTAACTGTCGTATACCAGAAGTGACTCAATTTCCCACAAGAGTTTCAGAAAAAGCATTAATTGCGGAGCATTGTGCTCCGAGTGGGATGATAGACTTTTGTCAACAGATGACTGATAAATGCACTACAGATGAATAA